TTTTTTGTCCATTGGAGTTGAGGTTGGTAGATCCTTTGGAATAAAGTACTCTGTTGGGAAGAGAGACATACAATTTGTCACCTACTTCTCTCACTTGAAGATCGGTACCATCCAAACCAGAAAATGCTTTGCGGATTTCTCCTTTGATTCTTTGAATTTCGTCGTCTTTGGCTTTGTTCATTTTTTCAAGATCTCCTACCTGAGACTTGTATTTGTTCATTTCACCATTGGCGGCGCTTAAATCAGAATTTAATTTAGAGACTTGTTTGTCGAGGTCCATTTTTGCAGTCTCGCAGTCAGACAATTTGGATTTGTGAGAGTCCAACATTTTTTGGAGATTCTCATTTTCGGATTGTAAGGCTTTGTATTTTTTGGAGGACACACAGGAACCAGTACCCAAAATCAAAGCGATTGAAAAAACAAATAATTTGGTTTTCATCTTTTTAAATATTGATTTTTTAATAATTTGACTATTTTAGCCGCAAATATAATACAATTTATGTTCCAAAACTCATTCCCCAGCGATAAGATTTGCTATCGAGCCCACAAAGATCAATCACGCGATTGGTGACAGTGGCCAAAATTTCATCCGATGACTTCGGATTGGAATAAAATGAAGGTATGGCTGGACAAATGATACCTCCGGACAGAGTAACCATTTTCATATTTTCAATGTGAATCAGACTAAGCGGTGTTTCGCGAAAAACAAGGATCAGCTTTTTGCGCTCTTTGAGCATCACCTGGGCCGCCCTACTCATCAGATCATCTGCCATGCCATGGGCCACCTTGGCCAAAAAGCCCGCAGAACAAGGGCATATTATTGCAATGTCCCAAGCCGCCGAACCGGAAGCGATCGGTGCTGTGAAATCTTTGGTATCAAAATAAGTATAAGGGTATTGATCCCATGGAATTCCGGGATTTTCCAATGCCCAGTTGAGTTTGGCATTTTCACTGAATATCAACCCAATATGCACCTCTGGCATTTGACCAAGGGATTCGATCAGTAATTTGGCATACCTCGCGCCGGATGATCCAGAAATGCCAATGGCAATTTTTATTTTTTTTAATTCACTCAATGACTTCTCCTACTACAAAAATGCTGCCAATCACCACCACCAGTTCAGAAGTTTTTGCCAACCTCTTCGCGCTGGCTAAAGCATTTCTTACTTTTTTAAAAGATTTTCCGATAAGTCCATTTGATTTTCCCTGCTTTTTTAATGCCTTTGCATCCAGCGCTCTTGGGATAGAAGCCTGGGTGAAATAATAAATGGCAGTTTTTGGCAGTAAATTCAAAAGGGTATCTATTGATTTGTCTTTGACAAAGCCACACACGATGTGAACCTTCGAATAAGACTGTTGCTCAAGCCAATTCGCAAAATGACGTATTCCATCTTCGTTGTGGGCTGAATCCATTAATAGGTCATATTCAGCTTTTACAAAATGCCAGCGCCCCATCATCCTCGTAAGAGTCTGAGTATTTTGTAATGCCAGCTTTACATTTTCAGCCGAAATTTTAATTTTGGCTTCCTGACAAAAAAGACAAAAGGAGGCCATAGCCGTGAGAATATTTTCAGTTTGGTAAGGACCAGATAGCGATGCACTGAATGCAAGACTTCCATTTTTGCGGAGCCCCAATTCGGTAAGATCTACATCGCCGGCATACGAGAGCGGACTTTTCTTTGCTCTGCTGTGTTGATCAAAGACAGTCTGGGTCTCAGCTTGTCTTCGCCCAATGAGTACGGGCACACCAGATTTTATAATTCCGGCTTTTTCTTCTGCTATTTTTTCAAGACTGTCTCCCAACAAATCGGTGTGATCCCATGAGATGTTGGTGATGACACTGAGCAATGGTTTGATGATGTTGGTAGAATCCAATCTGCCGCCTAGCCCCGTTTCGATGACCGCATAATCTACCTGCTCTTCTTTGAAATAATCCAATGCCATTGCAAAACTCATCTCAAAAAATGAAGGTTGTATTTGATCAAACAATGATCTGTTGAGTTTGACAAAGCGCGTTACCCTTTTCTTTGGAATGTAAGCTCCGTTGATTTTAATTCTTTCTCTGAAATCTTTGTAATGAGGTGAAGTATACAATCCTGTTTTAAAACCATGCGTTTGCAACATGGCAGCGATAAGATGCGAGACTGAACCTTTGCCATTGGTGCCCGCAATGTGGATGCATCGAAGACTTCTTTCGGGATTTCCAAGTT
This window of the Saprospiraceae bacterium genome carries:
- a CDS encoding OmpA family protein — its product is MKTKLFVFSIALILGTGSCVSSKKYKALQSENENLQKMLDSHKSKLSDCETAKMDLDKQVSKLNSDLSAANGEMNKYKSQVGDLEKMNKAKDDEIQRIKGEIRKAFSGLDGTDLQVREVGDKLYVSLPNRVLYSKGSTNLNSNGQKMVKNLAEIFKKSPAVHVVVEGHADKSGVKSDAPYKDNLELSTIRATKVVRFMLNEKVNAEQLTAAGRSDFEPTGQGMNMDRRIEFIISPDVAKLYELSKKK
- a CDS encoding bifunctional folylpolyglutamate synthase/dihydrofolate synthase, which translates into the protein MNYKETLKYMLDHLPMFQRDGKSAFKKDLHNIKALCQQLGNPERSLRCIHIAGTNGKGSVSHLIAAMLQTHGFKTGLYTSPHYKDFRERIKINGAYIPKKRVTRFVKLNRSLFDQIQPSFFEMSFAMALDYFKEEQVDYAVIETGLGGRLDSTNIIKPLLSVITNISWDHTDLLGDSLEKIAEEKAGIIKSGVPVLIGRRQAETQTVFDQHSRAKKSPLSYAGDVDLTELGLRKNGSLAFSASLSGPYQTENILTAMASFCLFCQEAKIKISAENVKLALQNTQTLTRMMGRWHFVKAEYDLLMDSAHNEDGIRHFANWLEQQSYSKVHIVCGFVKDKSIDTLLNLLPKTAIYYFTQASIPRALDAKALKKQGKSNGLIGKSFKKVRNALASAKRLAKTSELVVVIGSIFVVGEVIE
- a CDS encoding UbiX family flavin prenyltransferase, translated to MSELKKIKIAIGISGSSGARYAKLLIESLGQMPEVHIGLIFSENAKLNWALENPGIPWDQYPYTYFDTKDFTAPIASGSAAWDIAIICPCSAGFLAKVAHGMADDLMSRAAQVMLKERKKLILVFRETPLSLIHIENMKMVTLSGGIICPAIPSFYSNPKSSDEILATVTNRVIDLCGLDSKSYRWGMSFGT